In Euphorbia lathyris chromosome 9, ddEupLath1.1, whole genome shotgun sequence, the following are encoded in one genomic region:
- the LOC136206176 gene encoding protein CHLOROPLAST J-LIKE DOMAIN 1, chloroplastic, translating to MALATSNAFNPQIALRNRNPNRSLSILSPSFVRFSRRFPENKRLIFASASAAGSSSPDGDLNPYEVLGVSSIEGFDKIKTIYAKKRKDAESIGDEATAARLEKAYDKLMMEQLTSRKKGMAYGSFKVSKDIKYADKQPIVPWGPRFAKSSVQDMRINLAIACAFVAWIFIKRSADYKPLQFLAFAFVYRIFEKLKSYEPSVSPTYNEEGEDDGRTVRMGKRILRSLALAFGSIAFASLAYTGVLNLIELSGSYIPVFLYNNQELFVTTFSALILYILGSYYR from the exons ATGGCTTTAGCGACCTCAAATGCCTTTAATCCTCAAATTGCGCTCAGGAATCGGAATCCCAATCGCTCCTTATCAATATTATCACCTTCTTTTGTCAG ATTTTCTAGAAGATTTCCGGAGAATAAAAGGTTGATTTTTGCTTCCGCATCAGCAGCTGGAAGTTCTAGTCCAGATGGTGACCTGAACCCTTATGAG GTCCTTGGTGTAAGCTCAATTGAGGGTTTTGATAAGATCAAGACCATATATGCTAAAAAGCGAAAAGATGCTGAGAGTATAGGTGATGAAGCTACTGCTGCTCGT CTTGAGAAGGCGTATGATAAACTGATGATGGAACAATTGACAAGTCGAAAGAAGGGTATGGCATATGGTTCATTCAAG GTTTCAAAGGACATAAAATATGCTGATAAACAGCCAATTGTACCATGGGGACCAAG GTTTGCCAAGTCTAGTGTCCAAGACATGCGTATCAACTTGGCAATAGCTTGTGCATTT GTAGCTTGGATTTTTATTAAACGAAGTGCTGACTATAAACCCTTGCAATTTTTGGCTTTTGCATTTGTATATCGGATCTTTGAGAAATTAAAATCCTATGAACCCTCTGTGTCACCAACTTATAAT GAAGAGGGTGAAGATGATGGCCGGACAGTACGCATGGGAAAACGAATTCTTCGATCTCTTGCATTAGCTTTTGGCTCTATTGCTTTTGCCTCTCTG GCTTACACTGGTGTTTTGAATTTGATTGAACTTTCCGGGAGCTATATACCGGTTTTCCTTTACAATAATCAG GAGCTGTTTGTGACTACTTTTTCTGCACTCATTCTCTACATTTTGGGATCATATTATCGATAA
- the LOC136206719 gene encoding low-specificity L-threonine aldolase 1 encodes MVTRTVDLRSDTVTKPTESMRAAMANAEVDDDVLGYDPSALKLETEMAKIMGKEAALFVPSGTMGNLISVLVHCDIRGSEVILGNNSHIHIYENGGISTLGGVHPRPVMNNKDGTMDIDLIEASIRDPKGALVYPVTRLICLENSHANSGGKCLSVEYTDRVGELAKKHGLKLHIDGARIFNAAVALGVPVNRLVEAADSVSVCLSKGLGAPVGSVIVGSKTFIAKARIVRKTLGGGMRQVGLLCAAALVAVQENVGKLDDDHKKTKTLAEGLNQIKGLKVDSAAVETNILYVDILDGSKFTAETLYKNLEQHGVLVMIEGPLSIRIVLHHQISASDVQYSLSCFQQAFADENGN; translated from the exons ATGGTAACAAGAACTGTGGATCTCCGGTCTGACACTGTGACTAAACCAACGGAATCAATGAGGGCAGCCATGGCAAATGCAGAGGTTGATGATGATGTTTTGGGATATGATCCAAGTGCTCTAAAATTAGAGACTGAAATGGCTAAAATCATGGGCAAGGAAGCAGCTCTATTTGTTCCATCAGGCACAATGGGCAATCTTATAAGTGTGCTTGTGCATTGTGACATTAGGGGAAGTGAGGTCATTCTTGGAAACAATTCTCATATCCACATTTATGAGAATGGAGGCATCTCCACTCTCGGAGGCGTGCACCCAAGGCCAGTGATGAATAACAAGGACGGAACAATGGatattgatttaattgaagcttcAATTAGAGATCCGAAAGGGGCACTTGTTTATCCAGTTACTAGGCTTATCTGTTTGGAGAATTCACATGCCAA TTCCGGAGGTAAATGTCTGTCTGTAGAGTATACTGATAGAGTTGGAGAATTAGCTAAGAAACACGGGCTGAAGCTTCACATCGATGGGGCTCGCATTTTCAATGCAGCTGTT GCTCTTGGAGTTCCTGTTAATAGGCTTGTTGAAGCTGCTGATTCAGTATCG GTATGTCTATCAAAAGGCTTGGGTGCACCAGTTGGTTCTGTCATTGTTGGTTCCAAAACCTTTATTGCTAAg GCTAGAATAGTCCGTAAAACATTAGGAGGTGGAATGAGACAGGTTGGTCTGCTTTGTGCTGCTGCTCTAGTTGCTGTGCAAGAAAATGTTGGAAAGCTTGACGATGATCACAAGAAAACCAAGACATTAGCAG AGGGACTGAATCAGATTAAAGGACTAAAAGTAGATTCGGCAGCTGTAGAAACCAACATT TTATATGTGGACATACTAGACGGTTCGAAGTTCACAGCAGAAACGCTATACAAGAACTTGGAACAACATGGTGTACTTGTGATGATAGAAGGTCCATTAAG CATCAGGATTGTTCTTCACCATCAAATTTCGGCAAGTGATGTGCAGTACAGTTTATCATGCTTTCAG CAAGCTTTTGCAGATGAAAATGGCAACTAA